A single window of Rhodamnia argentea isolate NSW1041297 chromosome 5, ASM2092103v1, whole genome shotgun sequence DNA harbors:
- the LOC125315240 gene encoding uncharacterized protein LOC125315240: MGNCAAPQITRNGGLAMTAHHHNWSSSPPSTLKLIHTDGRLQEFTQTIKASHLLSQNPNCFLCSSESMFIDSIVPRIHEEEDLCLGQLYFLLPLSMSQAPLSFRELCVLAIKASTALESSSRSSKRKDGVSSAAGHGRRCGAPAGFDATRLELGQRSRRIEL, translated from the coding sequence ATGGGCAATTGTGCAGCTCCGCAAATCACCAGAAATGGTGGCCTTGCCATGACCGCCCATCACCATAACTGGTCATCATCTCCTCCATCCACGCTCAAGCTCATTCACACGGATGGAAGACTGCAAGAGTTCACTCAAACCATCAAGGCCTCTCACCTCCTCTCCCAAAACCCTAACTGCTTCCTCTGCAGCTCAGAGTCCATGTTCATCGACTCCATCGTCCCTCGAATCCACGAAGAAGAAGATCTCTGTTTAGGCCAACTCTATTTCCTCTTGCCTCTCTCCATGTCCCAAGCCCCGCTCTCTTTCCGAGAGCTCTGCGTGCTCGCCATCAAGGCCAGCACCGCGCTCGAGAGCAGCTCGAGGTCAAGCAAAAGGAAGGATGGAGTTTCGTCAGCAGCAGGCCATGGGAGGCGGTGTGGAGCTCCAGCCGGGTTCGACGCCACAAGACTAGAATTGGGTCAGAGGAGCCGAAGAATTGAGTTGTGA
- the LOC115732453 gene encoding uncharacterized protein LOC115732453, with protein sequence MGNCAAPQITRNGGLAKTTDHHNWPSSSPPATLKLIHMDGRLQEFTQTIKASHLLSQNPNCFLCSSDSMFIDSIIPRIHEEEDLCLGQLYFLLPLSMSRVPLSFRELCMLAIKANPALESTSSVRRRKDGVPSGVGHRRRWQALTGFRHHEIGVV encoded by the coding sequence aTGGGCAACTGTGCAGCTCCTCAGATCACTAGAAATGGCGGCCTCGCCAAGACCACCGACCACCATAACTGGCCATCCTCATCTCCTCCAGCCACGCTCAAGCTCATTCACATGGACGGAAGACTGCAAGAGTTCACTCAAACCATCAAGGCCTCGCACCTCCTATCCCAAAACCCTAACTGCTTCCTCTGCAGCTCAGACTCCATGTTCATCGACTCCATCATCCCTCGGATCCACGAAGAGGAAGACCTCTGCTTGGGCCAGCTCTATTTCCTCTTGCCTCTCTCCATGTCCCGAGTGCCGCTGTCTTTCCGGGAGCTCTGCATGCTCGCCATCAAGGCCAACCCCGCGCTCGAGAGCACATCGAGTGTAAGGAGAAGGAAGGACGGAGTTCCATCTGGGGTGGGTCACCGGAGAAGGTGGCAAGCTCTGACTGGTTTCAGGCACCACGAGATTGGAGTTGTGTGA